Part of the Candidatus Delongbacteria bacterium genome, GTTTGATGGTACAAGTAGTTCAATAAATGAAATTTTCAGCGTTGTTCAATCTATAGATAATCAATTCAAACTTAGAAGAATGGATAGATATTCAACAGAAAACATTTTCGAAGACATTAATATAAATGCTACAAGATTTACTAAAGAAATAATTGAAAAAATAGAGTTTGATGACCTTGTTAAGAAAAATGAGTTTATCAAAAGAAATAGAGATGTAATAGAAAATGGATGTAGATATGTTGTTTTAGAAAAGAAAAAGATAGTTTCATCTGCATTCATTTCAGATTTTATTGCAAATGGTTGTAATATTGTTGTTAACACCAATGAATTTAATCGAAAAAATGGTTATGGTAAAGATGTTGTTAGTGTATGTGTTAGCTGGTGCTTAGAAAATTCTTTAGTACCTGTCTATTTAGTAGATGAGAGAAATGAGACCTCTGTTAGACTAGCAAAATTGGTTGGCTTGATAATTCAAAATCAAGAAATCGTTATTTCAAAAAGAGAATAGTCGAAGTTTTGATAAGAAACCATCAAGAAATAACTATTTGCAGGAAAGGGGTTGAATACCTATTGTTACTAATAGGGAAGAAACTGGGGGTGAGCATAGCTCACCGTTTTCAACGGTTGCCCCTGCAGCATCCTTCTGCGGAATATTATTATGTTACAATAACTCTTCTAAAATAATTTTCTTACTTCTTCAACAAATAACCCCATAGAAACACTGATTATCTCAATATCATTTCTTCTAATTGTGTAATATTTCTGTATATTATCTTTTATTAAACAAGTTAAAAGATACAGGGCAATATGAATAAACTATTAAGTATAATTTCACAGAAAATAAAAGAGAAATTTAGTTATAGAATGAAAGATGAGTTAGATGTAAAATCATATCAAGAATCAATAAGACAATATAAAGAGTATGCTGAATTTACAAGGAAATGGTATCATTTTTTTGTCGAAAGATTTGGAAGTAGAGAAATGAAACTAAAACTATATAGGAAATATGCAAACAAAATATTCTACGATACCTCATATACAAAATATTTAAGAAATATTGAGAATAAAAAGAATATCGTTGAGTTAACGTTAATCCTTATAGGTTTGGATAATGGTTATAACTATAAAATTT contains:
- a CDS encoding GNAT family N-acetyltransferase; translated protein: MEKGFSYSKLRDVPINRNYYYLVIFSKIFNNQICSCSNDVYMICSDLFDGTSSSINEIFSVVQSIDNQFKLRRMDRYSTENIFEDININATRFTKEIIEKIEFDDLVKKNEFIKRNRDVIENGCRYVVLEKKKIVSSAFISDFIANGCNIVVNTNEFNRKNGYGKDVVSVCVSWCLENSLVPVYLVDERNETSVRLAKLVGLIIQNQEIVISKRE